In a single window of the Ignavibacteriales bacterium genome:
- a CDS encoding YggS family pyridoxal phosphate-dependent enzyme → MIANNIVALRNRIQKKCSECGRNVNEIKLIAVSKYFGIDAINQAIDAGISDFGENKAQELNLKFEKIGSKVTWHFIGNLQMNKVKYAVNCAEIIHSVDSFELAEEIAKKAEVIGKVQKILVQVKTSDEETKSGAESETEVRNILKFCKLSKNLNVLGLMTIAPLTENEILIRKSFRDLKNLLIKFNSEGYQLRELSMGMTSDFEIAIEEGSTMLRIGSAIFGERDYSKKWNEL, encoded by the coding sequence ATGATTGCTAATAATATTGTTGCACTGCGAAACCGGATTCAGAAAAAGTGTTCAGAATGTGGTCGGAACGTTAATGAAATTAAGCTGATTGCAGTCTCAAAGTATTTTGGAATTGATGCAATCAATCAGGCAATTGATGCAGGTATTTCAGACTTTGGCGAAAATAAAGCGCAGGAATTAAATCTGAAATTTGAAAAAATCGGCAGCAAAGTCACCTGGCATTTTATCGGCAATCTTCAGATGAATAAAGTAAAATATGCTGTGAATTGTGCAGAGATTATCCACTCAGTTGATTCATTTGAACTTGCAGAAGAGATAGCAAAAAAAGCTGAAGTAATAGGAAAAGTTCAGAAAATTTTGGTGCAGGTAAAAACATCTGATGAAGAAACCAAGTCAGGTGCCGAGAGTGAAACTGAAGTTAGAAATATTTTAAAATTTTGTAAGTTGAGCAAAAATCTAAATGTATTAGGTTTAATGACAATTGCACCTTTAACCGAGAATGAAATTCTAATCAGAAAAAGTTTTAGAGATTTAAAAAATTTATTAATAAAATTTAATTCTGAAGGTTATCAATTACGCGAACTCTCAATGGGAATGACAAGTGATTTTGAAATTGCAATTGAAGAAGGTTCAACTATGCTGCGAATTGGTTCAGCAATTTTTGGTGAAAGAGATTATTCAAAAAAATGGAATGAGTTATGA